The Bdellovibrio bacteriovorus W nucleotide sequence GAGTCTATCGGCGCTATCAATCATCCATTGAACATGACATCTCCGATGGGGCATGTCTATGAGCAGGGGTGGATTCGCAATAAAGCTGGTTATGAATTTCATAATTGGTATGGATTTGGGCGAGTCAATACCGACGCTGCGGTGGAGATGGCGACGAGTTTTAGCAATCGTTTTGGCCCTCTACGTACGGCGACGGGAACAGGAAATATTCCAACACCAGTTGCAATTCCTGACTTTTCAGCAACGGGTGTAACCAATGCAATTTATATCTCTGATAACTTATTGACGGAGGCTGTGCAAATCTCCGTGACCGTGACTCATCCATTCTTAGGGAACTTGGGTATCGAACTCACTTCTCCGCAAGGCACAAAGAGCATTATTTGGAATGTGAATAATGGCCTTAAGGGAGCTCAGAATTTATCGCATCGTCAATTCTTAACGAATGCATTCTATGGAGAGCGTTCGCAGGGGAATTGGACTTTAAAGGTGATAGATGGTTCATCGGGGAACACAGGAACTCTAGATGGTTGGTCGATCATCGTGACAGGGCGAAATTAAGTTTAGCCTGCCGATTTCTTAACTTGTTTTTGATAGGTTACATACGCCTTTAAGAGGGCATCTAAACGAGCAGTCATAGCCTCGTCTTGTTCAATAAACATTAAGCGTCTTGGATCTGTCATATCGCCAACAATCTTAGCTTTAAAGAGCAGGCGCGCTTTTGTTTGGTTCGGTTCAAAGGGATTGACCAAGATAAGATCAAATTGAGTATTTAAGAAATCCCGTGGGATTTCTTTTTCCAGCATGGTTCCGCTTAAAGAAATATTCTGAGAATGTGTTCTAAAGGAACGCGCTTTGGAAACTAAGACGACTTCAATTTTAAAATTATGACGAGGATCTCTTCTTCGATCAGCTCCGCCATCGTCTTTGCTTTCAGCGCCTTGAGTTTGTGCTTTGAGCTTTTTTTCTTTTTCTTTTTCTATGTTTCGAATGTTCTTAAGATCTAATTCAGCGCCGTGGAAATCCTTCGAATGGTATCCACCAATCTCTACATGCTTAAGTGGGCCGTCGCCAACGTCCACCTCAGTGTACGCAGAATCAGGCTCAGAAGAATGATGGCTGCGAGTAGCAGTCAGAGTGACTTCTTCGCTAGGAGCTTTGTTTTGAGTTCTATCTGTCATTGGTGGAGGCATCGGTTGTGGAGGCTGTGCAAGAACAAAATAGTTCTGATCAGAATCTAGAAATTCTCGTATTGAGACCCAAGTATCCCACCCTGGTGTCCAGAGGAAGAATTTAGATGTGTCTTTGGAGGAAATTGTAAGAAGCGTGACTTGGGCCTGAACCACAGACATTGGCTTGGACTGAGTGTTTGCCTCAGCATCAAAAATGACCCAAATTTTACCACGAGTTTTCATTCCCCAAAGCTCCCTAACTATAGGAAGCTTATCGGAAATCGGGGACGACTACTTTACACTCGGATGCAAGATGCGATGTGATCCTTGGATTTTTCTTCCAAAGTCGGGACGATAGTCTTGCAATCCTCAATGGCCATAGGGCAGCGCGGGTGGAAGTGGCAGCCAGATGGTGGATTGATTGGAGACGGAACGTCGCCCGTAAGGATAATACGGTCATCTTTGCGGCGAGGATCTGGAACTGGAATAGCGGACATCAAAGCTTTCGTATACGGATGCTTTGGATTCAGATAAAGCTCTTCAGCCTCAGCCATTTCCACGATTTTTCCTAAGTACATAACCGCGACTTTAGTCGATACGTGCTCAACGACTTTAAGGTCATGGGCAATAAAGATGTACGTCAGGCCGAGCTTTGCTTGAAGCTCCATCAAAAGATTGATGACTTGAGCTTGAATCGAAACGTCCAGTGCTGAAACGGGCTCGTCACAGACGATCAACTCAGGGTTTACAGCCAAGGCGCGAGCAATGCCGACGCGTTGGCGTTGACCACCTGAGAATTCGTGCGGGTAACGATTAAGGTGCTCGTGGCGAAGACCCACAAGATCAATCAATTCATGAACACGATCACGGCGAGCTTGAGCTGTGGCGCCGAGTCCGTGAATGACAAGAGGTTCTTCTAAAATCGCACCGATAGTCATGCGTGGATTTAGAGAAGCAAACGGATCTTGGAAAATGATTTGGATTTTTTTGCGCATTTCGCGCAGCTCTTCACCATTGATATCAGTGATATCCTGACCGTTATAAAAAATCTTTCCAGAAGTAGTGTCGTGTAAGCGAGTGAGGCAACGACCTAGAGTCGACTTACCACAACCAGATTCACCAACAAGGCCTAAAGTTTCGCCTTTATTGATTTCAAAAGAAACGCCTTGAACTGCTTTTACGCTGGCAACTTCACGATTCAGAAGGCCACCGAAAATAGGAAAGCTCTTAGTTAAGTTTTCAACTTTTAATAAAGGTGTACTCATTAAGCTTTAACCTCATCAGAAAGTGGATGGAAACAAGCAACTTTATGAATGCCGCGAAGGTTTTCAGTGGAAGGATAAGACTCTCGGCAATCATTTTGAGCATACGGACAGCGATCCGCAAATCTGCAACCTTTTGGAAGATTGTAAAGACTTGGAACCATCCCTTTGATTGTTTTTAACTGCTCTAGCTTCTGTCCAGTTTCAAAGTGCGGAATAGAATCTAGAAGACCACGAGTGTAGGGATGCTTAGGACGGTAGAAGATATCTTCGACAGTGCCGAACTCAACCACGCGACCCGCGTACATAACAGCAACTTCTTGGCACATCTCTGCAACAACACCGAGATCATGAGTGATCAAGATCATTCCGGCATTAAAGTCTTTTTGCAGTTTGCGCATTAAATCTAGAATCTGAGCTTGAATTGTTACGTCCAAAGCCGTTGTTGGCTCATCCGCGATTAAGAGTTCAGGATTGCAGCTAATTGCCATGGCAATCATGACTCTTTGGCGCATACCGCCTGAAAGTTGGTGCGGATATTCGTGAAAACGCTTTTCTGGAGCTGGAATTCCCACAAGACGAAGCATTTCGATCGCCTTTTCGCGAGCTTGATCTTTAGAAAGTTCTTTTTGGTGCAAAAGAATGGCTTCTTCGATCTGGTCGCCAATCGTGTAAACGGGATTTAGGGAAGTCATAGGCTCTTGGAAAATCATCGCAATTTCGTTTCCACGAATGTTGCGCATCTTATCCTCAGAGTAACCGAGAAGGTTTTCCCCTTTGAACATGATTTTACCAGAGTCAACGTTGCCCGGTTTTTGGATCAAACGCATGACGGAAAGAGAAGTTACGGATTTTCCGCAACCAGATTCCCCAACGATTCCAAGTGTTTGCCCTTTTTTTACGGAGAAGCTGACGTCATCTACCGCGTAGAAGGTGCCTTCATCTGTCTGAAAACGAGTTTTCAGATTTTGCACATCTAGTAAAATTTCGCTCACCGGAGTATTCCTCCCTCATTGTAAAATTCCATCTTATATAGTTCGCGTTGATATGAGGCAAGTCTCCTCATATAACTCTAGCCCTTTTTCATGCGAGGGCGCGTCATCAAATTTGTCTCAGGTTTTCAATGAGTTGATGAAGCTCATCATAGCCCTGAAGGATGGCCTTGGGTTCGTATTTTTCAAGCAGAGGAACCGCGGTGTAACCAAAGCCAATAGCAATGGAAGGCACTTTTGCCCTTAAAGCAGAAAGAACGTCGGGAATCCCGTCGCCGATCATAAATGTCGACTGCACTGAATGCTGAGCTTTATTCATCATTGTCTCTAAAGGCAGTGGGCTGGGTTTGCGTTCTGCCAGCGTATCTGCGCCATAGATATCGACCCAGTTAAAGCGGTCAAGGCCCAGAT carries:
- a CDS encoding oligopeptide ABC transporter ATP-binding protein (COG0444 ABC-type dipeptide/oligopeptide/nickel transport system, ATPase component) → MSEILLDVQNLKTRFQTDEGTFYAVDDVSFSVKKGQTLGIVGESGCGKSVTSLSVMRLIQKPGNVDSGKIMFKGENLLGYSEDKMRNIRGNEIAMIFQEPMTSLNPVYTIGDQIEEAILLHQKELSKDQAREKAIEMLRLVGIPAPEKRFHEYPHQLSGGMRQRVMIAMAISCNPELLIADEPTTALDVTIQAQILDLMRKLQKDFNAGMILITHDLGVVAEMCQEVAVMYAGRVVEFGTVEDIFYRPKHPYTRGLLDSIPHFETGQKLEQLKTIKGMVPSLYNLPKGCRFADRCPYAQNDCRESYPSTENLRGIHKVACFHPLSDEVKA
- a CDS encoding peptide ABC transporter ATP-binding protein (COG4608 ABC-type oligopeptide transport system, ATPase component) — protein: MSTPLLKVENLTKSFPIFGGLLNREVASVKAVQGVSFEINKGETLGLVGESGCGKSTLGRCLTRLHDTTSGKIFYNGQDITDINGEELREMRKKIQIIFQDPFASLNPRMTIGAILEEPLVIHGLGATAQARRDRVHELIDLVGLRHEHLNRYPHEFSGGQRQRVGIARALAVNPELIVCDEPVSALDVSIQAQVINLLMELQAKLGLTYIFIAHDLKVVEHVSTKVAVMYLGKIVEMAEAEELYLNPKHPYTKALMSAIPVPDPRRKDDRIILTGDVPSPINPPSGCHFHPRCPMAIEDCKTIVPTLEEKSKDHIASCIRV